The Enterobacter asburiae sequence CAATGTGATTCTATTTTGTACAGGGAGCAATACCATGAAAATGACTAGCCGGAATGTGCGCTGGTTGTTCATCCTGTTGATGATTATCGCGCCACTTTTTTATGCCTGGTATACGCATTATCAGCGGAATCATTTTACCTGTGAGAGTCATCTCATTATTGTTGATGAAAATTCGCGGCTAGATGCCCTCATGACGTTTACATTTAATAATGGTGCTGGCAGTTACGATTCCACCGGAGAATACAGTCAGGCGGGTCACGAAACGGTTGCCATCAGCAATAAAATTGCCTTCCGTTACTGGCGCGAAGAAGGGCGAATTATTATGATTTCCAGTGATACAAACGAGCGCCCGAAAAAAGACGAACCTTTTCGTCACTCTATTCCCGATTTTTTCCGTCAACGCGACCATGGCATTAGTATACAGCTCGTTCCGGTGAACGCTGCTTCCTACCTCTTCATCTTCGGAAATACTCCCGCGTTTTACTGTGCTAAAGGATGAGGGGGCCCCTTTATCACGCACTTTTTTGAGCTGGATCTTGCGCATATTTGCGCTTGCCAAAGTATGGATAATGCGTATAGTTCTCATTTGCATTGCAACTAATACATTCTAAGGCCCGCCAACGGGTCATTTTTGCGCGCACTTTCAAACGAGTTAACGATGAACAACACCAAAATGCACAAAACGCTGCTGGCACTCGCCATTGGCGCGGTTACACATTCCGCCTGGGCGGCGGAGGATAAAAAAGAAGACACCATAGTTGTGCAGTCTGCACCTGCCGACGACTTCAAACCCGGCGGCGACCAGCTGGTGCCAGCCTTCCTTGACGGGCAGGTGGCGAACGGCGGACGCATGGGGATGCTCGGACAGCAGAACGCCATGGACGTGCCGTTCAACATCATCAGCTACACCTCGAAGCTGGTGGAAGATCAGCAGGCGAAAACCATTGCTGACGTGGTCGCCAACGACGCGGGCGTGCAGTTCGTTCAGGGGTACGGCAACAGCGCTGAAACCTTCCGCATTCGCGGCCTGAAGTTTGACGGCGACGACATGACCTTTGGCGGTCTGTCCGGCGTGCTGCCGCGTCAGGTGGTGGATGCCCAGATGGTCGACCGCATCGAGATCTTCAAAGGGGCAAACTCCCTCATGAACGGCGCGGCAAGCTCCGGCGTGGGCGGGATGATCAACCTTGAGCCAAAACACGCGGGCGACACCCCCCAGGCGAAAGTGGGCGCGGACTACACCTCGGACTCCCAGATTGGCACCACGCTGGATGCAGGCCGTCGCTTTGGCGATAACGACCAGTTCGGCGCACGTGTGAACCTCGTCCATCGTGAAGGGGAAACCGGCGTACCGAACGATCGCCGCCGCACCACGCTGCTCTCCACCGGCCTGGACTACAAAGGTGACCGCTTCCGCTCCTCGCTGGACCTGGGCTATCAGAAAAAAACCTTCCACGGCAGCCCGACCAGCGTCAACATCTCGGCGGTGGATTTCGTGCCTGAACCGCCGAAAAACGATCGGAACTTCTCGCAGAAGTGGGCCTACAGCGATATCGAAAACGAGTTCGGGATGTGGCGCAGCGAGTACGACATTACCGATAACTGGACGGCCTATACCGGCCTGGGCGCGCAGCACGCGCATGAAGAAGGGATCTACAGCGCGCCGAAGCTGGTGGACAAGAGTGGCAAGGCGACGGTCAGCCGTCTGGATACCAACCGCATCAGCGATTCCGTCAGCGGCATGGCGGGTATTCGCGGTAACTTCACTACCGGCTTCGTCTCGCACAAGGTGAACGTCGGGTATTCCGCGATGACTAAAAACGAAAAAATCGCGTGGAAAATGTCGGCGGCGAAGGATAACCCGACCACCAACATCTATCACAACACCGGCGTCGATATGCCGGACAGCACTAACTTCAACGGCTCCGGCGGCAAATACAGCGATCCGCTGACCAGCGGGCGCACCCGCACCCAGGGCTGGCTGCTGAGCGATACCCTGGGCGTGCTTGACGACAAGCTGCTGTTCACCGCAGGCGCGCGCCATCAGAAAGTGGTCGTTCGCGGGTATAACAAAATCACCGGCGCAGAGAACGACGCGGACGGTTTCGACGGCAGCCGCTGGATGCCAACCTACGGCGTGGTCTACAAACCGTGGGAGGAAATTTCCCTCTACGCCAACCACACCGAAGCGCTGCAGCCGGGCAAAACCGCACCTAACACCGCCACCAACTACGGCCAGAGCACCGGCATTGTTCACTCTAAGCAGAATGAAGTGGGCGTGAAGGCGGACTTCGGCCGCGTGGGCGGCTCGCTGGCGCTGTTTGAGATCAAAATGCCGTCGGCGATCCTCGATGCTAACAATCACTACGGCCTGGACGCGGAGCAGCGTAACCGTGGCGTGGAGCTGAACGTCTTCGGCGAGCCGATGCTCGGGATGCGCCTGAACGCCAGCGCCACCTGGCTGCAGGCGGAGCTGACCAAAACCAAAAACGGCGTGAACCAGGGTAACGATGCGATCGGCATTCCGAACTTCTACGCCGTGCTGGGCGCGGAGTACGACATCAAGCCGGTTGACGGCCTGACGGCGACCGCGCGGGTGAACCACTCCGGCACGCAGTATGCCGACCTCGCGAACAGCAAAAAGCTCGACAGCTACACCACGCTGGATCTGGGCATGCGCTATCGCTTCGCGGTGAACCACAACGCAAACCAGATGACCGTGCGCGCGGGTATCGATAACGTGACCAACGAAAACTACTGGGCCAGCGTGGATGACTCCGGTACCTACATCACTCAGGGCGAACCGCGGACCTTTAAGGTCTCGGTTGGCTACGAGTTCTAAGCGTTCCACCTCGTTCTCCGGGGCACGGATGCCCCCATCCTTCCGTCACAGTGTTATAAAATTGTAATAAAAGCTTCTTACACTGGTCGCCACATCCTTACCTCTTGGCCAATGACAGGAAGCCGCTATGGGCAGACCCCTCAAATCCGTTTTTAAAAAAGAACATCGCGACGATATCGCTAATCGCAGCGCTAACCCGGTATTCTCCGAGGTGGCAGAGATGTTCCTCTCCCGCCGCCGTTTTCTCCAGATGGGCGCCGTCGCGGGCGCTGCCGTTTCATTCCCCTTTTTGATTAAACCCGAAAATGCTGTTGCCGCGGTATCGAAGCCTTCCGCGCTGGCAAAAGCGGTTTCCCTGGGTTTTACCAGTATCGACGTCTCCACGGAAGATACGGTCAGGGTGCCGGAAGGCTATATTGCCCGCCCGTTCTATCGCTGGGGTGACCCGACGGGGATCAAGAACAACATGCCGGCCTTTAAACCGGACGCCAGCAACACAACGGACGAACAGGCCGTACAGGCGGGCATGCACCACGACGGCATGGCGTGGTTTAGTCTGCCGCAGGGGGAGCAAAACCCGGATCATGGCCTGCTGGCAATGAACCATGAATACATCGACAACGGGATGCTGTTTACCGACGGTACGGCGAACTGGAGCCTCGACAAAGCCCGCAAGGGGCAGAACGCGATGGGCGTCTCGGTAGTGGAAGTGAAAAAAACGGGCAGCGACTGGCAGGTGGTACGCCCCTCTTCATATGCCCGCCGCATCACCGTCAATACGCCGATGCAGCTTACCGGCCCGGCGCGGCATCAGGACTTAATGAAAACCGCCGCCGACCCGCAGGGGGAACGCGTGCTGGGCACCATGCAAAACTGCGCCAACGGCCATACGCCGTGGGGCACCTATCTCACCTGCGAGGAGAACTGGTCGGATATTTTTGTTAAAAAAGCCGATCGTAACCCGCTGGAAAAACGCTACGGCATCAGCGACAGCGATGAATCCTACCGCTGGAACGAGGTGGATGAGCGTTTCAGCGTCGATAAAACCCCTAACGAACCTAACCGTTTCGGCTGGGTCGTGGAGATCGATCCCTACAACCCAACCTCCACCCCGCGCAAGCACACCGCGCTGGGCCGCTTCAAGCATGAAGGGGCGGCCGTCACGCTCGCCGCCGACAGCCGCGTGGTGGTCTATATGGGTGACGATCAGAAGTTCGAGTACATCTATAAGTTTGTCTCGGATAAAAAATACGATCCCGCGAACCGTGAAGCCAATATGCAGCTGCTGACGTCCGGCACGCTGTACGTCGCCAGGTTCAACGAGGACGGGAGCGGCGACTGGCTGCCGCTGATCTTCGGGCAAAACGGTCTGGATAAAAGCAAAGGGTTTGAAAGCCAGGGCGATCTGCTGATTAAAACCCGCCTGGCGGCCGACGCGGTGGGGGCAACCAAAATGGATCGTCCCGAGTGGATAGCCGTCGATCCGCACGCCAGCGGCAGCGTCTACTGTACGCTCACCAACAACAGCGATCGCGGGAAAGAGGGCAAGGCGCCAGTGGATGCCGCCAACCCGCGCGCCAACAACGTGTTTGGGCATATCATGCACTGGCACGAAGAGGGGACCGATCCTGCCGCCACGCGCTTTAAGTGGGATATTCTGGTGATGGGTGGGCGGACCGACAGCGATGATCCGAAGGCCAAAGGCTCCATGCAGGGCGCGGCATTCGGCAGCCCTGATGGACTCTCTTTCGATCATCAGGGCGTCCTGTGG is a genomic window containing:
- a CDS encoding PhoX family phosphatase — encoded protein: MGRPLKSVFKKEHRDDIANRSANPVFSEVAEMFLSRRRFLQMGAVAGAAVSFPFLIKPENAVAAVSKPSALAKAVSLGFTSIDVSTEDTVRVPEGYIARPFYRWGDPTGIKNNMPAFKPDASNTTDEQAVQAGMHHDGMAWFSLPQGEQNPDHGLLAMNHEYIDNGMLFTDGTANWSLDKARKGQNAMGVSVVEVKKTGSDWQVVRPSSYARRITVNTPMQLTGPARHQDLMKTAADPQGERVLGTMQNCANGHTPWGTYLTCEENWSDIFVKKADRNPLEKRYGISDSDESYRWNEVDERFSVDKTPNEPNRFGWVVEIDPYNPTSTPRKHTALGRFKHEGAAVTLAADSRVVVYMGDDQKFEYIYKFVSDKKYDPANREANMQLLTSGTLYVARFNEDGSGDWLPLIFGQNGLDKSKGFESQGDLLIKTRLAADAVGATKMDRPEWIAVDPHASGSVYCTLTNNSDRGKEGKAPVDAANPRANNVFGHIMHWHEEGTDPAATRFKWDILVMGGRTDSDDPKAKGSMQGAAFGSPDGLSFDHQGVLWIQTDVSSSTINKKAYEGMGNNQMVATIPGTNEYRRFLTGPRGCEITGIAFTPDNRTLFINIQHPGEGGDDITDPANPRAVSNWPDASPNGRPRSSTVVITKADGGIIGS
- a CDS encoding TonB-dependent siderophore receptor, with product MNNTKMHKTLLALAIGAVTHSAWAAEDKKEDTIVVQSAPADDFKPGGDQLVPAFLDGQVANGGRMGMLGQQNAMDVPFNIISYTSKLVEDQQAKTIADVVANDAGVQFVQGYGNSAETFRIRGLKFDGDDMTFGGLSGVLPRQVVDAQMVDRIEIFKGANSLMNGAASSGVGGMINLEPKHAGDTPQAKVGADYTSDSQIGTTLDAGRRFGDNDQFGARVNLVHREGETGVPNDRRRTTLLSTGLDYKGDRFRSSLDLGYQKKTFHGSPTSVNISAVDFVPEPPKNDRNFSQKWAYSDIENEFGMWRSEYDITDNWTAYTGLGAQHAHEEGIYSAPKLVDKSGKATVSRLDTNRISDSVSGMAGIRGNFTTGFVSHKVNVGYSAMTKNEKIAWKMSAAKDNPTTNIYHNTGVDMPDSTNFNGSGGKYSDPLTSGRTRTQGWLLSDTLGVLDDKLLFTAGARHQKVVVRGYNKITGAENDADGFDGSRWMPTYGVVYKPWEEISLYANHTEALQPGKTAPNTATNYGQSTGIVHSKQNEVGVKADFGRVGGSLALFEIKMPSAILDANNHYGLDAEQRNRGVELNVFGEPMLGMRLNASATWLQAELTKTKNGVNQGNDAIGIPNFYAVLGAEYDIKPVDGLTATARVNHSGTQYADLANSKKLDSYTTLDLGMRYRFAVNHNANQMTVRAGIDNVTNENYWASVDDSGTYITQGEPRTFKVSVGYEF